In Corylus avellana chromosome ca2, CavTom2PMs-1.0, the following proteins share a genomic window:
- the LOC132170243 gene encoding uncharacterized protein LOC132170243: MAVSISRKLLRSFHGSLCALGRYDSPSITCQSFRTSHDLYGHLYGDSVFSSGSCGHFKGGSSILAKRWLSTSILTPESSDGAFPSDLLSKKPMVTTERAIGLYQDLVIPVTNFHNEDKGLMVLAGDVFDVPIRKDIIHRVVRWQLAKRQQGTHSTKTISEVSGTGRKPWRQKGTGRARHGTLRGPQFRGGATMHGPKPRSHAFKLNKKVRRLGLRIALTARAAEGKLLVFDDLEVPTHKTKNLVNYVKQMENTKKVLLVDGGPINEKLKLATQNLHYVNVLPSIGLNVYSLLLHDTLVMSRDAVNKIVERMHTPINR, from the exons ATGGCGGTGTCGATATCCCGAAAGCTTTTGCGTTCCTTTCATGGGTCCTTATGTGCACTTGGCCGCTATGATTCTCCAAGTATCACATGTCAATCGTTTCGAACTTCTCATG ATTTGTATGGCCATCTTTATGGGGATAGCGTATTTTCTTCAGGGTCTTGTGGTCATTTCAAG GGTGGGTCATCTATCCTCGCTAAACGATGGCTTTCAACTTCCATTCTGACTCCTGAATCGAGTGACGGAGCATTTCCCTCTGATTTATTGTCCAAGAAGCCTATGGTAACTACAGAGCGTGCTATAG GGCTTTATCAGGACCTGGTAATTCCAGTAACAAATTTTCACAATGAAGACAAGGGCCTCATGGTTTTGGCTGGTGATGTTTTTGATGTGCCTATTAGGAAGGATATTATTCATCGTGTTGTACGATGGCAGCTTGCCAAACGGCAACAG GGAACACATTCAACAAAAACCATTAGTGAGGTTAGTGGCACTGGGAGAAAGCCGTGGCGACAGAAAGGTACTGGTCGAGCAAGGCATGGAACATTGCGTGGGCCCCAG TTTAGGGGCGGTGCTACCATGCATGGCCCTAAGCCACGAAGTCATGCTTTCAAGCTGAATAAGAAGGTTCGGCGTCTAGGGCTGAGAATTGCTTTGACAGCTCGTGCAGCAGAAGGAAAG CTTCTGGTTTTTGATGATTTGGAGGTTCCCACACATAAGACCAAGAATTTGGTGAACTATGTCAAGCAAATGGAGAACACAAAGAAAGTTTTGCTGGTGGATGGTGGCCCCATAAATGAAAAGCTGAAGTTGGCCACACAAAATCTACATTATGTTAATGTATTGCCATCGATA GGTTTGAATGTCTATAGCCTTCTGCTTCATGACACACTGGTGATGTCCCGTGATGCCGTGAACAAAATTGTTGAGAGGATGCACACTCCAATTAACCGTTAA
- the LOC132170922 gene encoding chromatin remodeling protein EBS-like isoform X1, translating into MAKTRPGKKDLDSYTIRGTTKIVRAGDCVLMRPSDTGKPPYVARIEKIEMDGRNNVKVRVRWYYRPEESIGGRRQFHGAKELFLSDHYDVQSAHTIEGKCTVHSFKNYTKLENVGAEDYYCRFEYKAATGGFTPDRVAVYCKCEMPYNPDDLMVQCEGCKDWYHPACVGMTIEEAKKLDRFMCSECSSDDDVKKPQTVFSESPGADAKVEPKRRKR; encoded by the exons ATGGCCAAAACTAGACCAGGCAAAAAGGACTTGGACTCCTACACCATCAGAGGCACCACCAAAATTGTCAGAG CTGGGGATTGTGTGCTGATGCGGCCATCGGACACGGGTAAGCCTCCCTACGTGGCGCGCATAGAGAAGATCGAGATGGATGGTCGGAACAACGTGAAGGTGAGGGTGAGGTGGTACTACCGGCCCGAGGAGTCGATCGGTGGGCGGAGACAGTTCCACGGGGCCAAGGAGCTGTTCTTGTCCGACCACTACGACGTGCAGAGCGCTCACACGATTGAAGGGAAGTGCACGGTTCACTCTTTCAAGAACTATACCAAGCTTGAGAATGTTGGGGCCGAGGATTACTATTGCAGATTTGAGTACAAGGCTGCTACCGGGGGGTTCACCCCTGACCGAGTGGCtgt GTACTGCAAATGTGAGATGCCTTACAACCCGGACGACCTCATGGTGCAGTGTGAGGGGTGCAAGGACTG GTATCATCCTGCTTGTGTGGGCATGACTATCGAAGAGGCTAAAAAACTGGATCGTTTTATGTGTTCTGAATGTTCATCCGATGATGACGTTAAAAAACCCCAGACTGTATTTTCAGAGTCACCAGGAGCTGATGCCAAG
- the LOC132170922 gene encoding chromatin remodeling protein EBS-like isoform X2, with protein MAKTRPGKKDLDSYTIRGTTKIVRAGDCVLMRPSDTGKPPYVARIEKIEMDGRNNVKVRVRWYYRPEESIGGRRQFHGAKELFLSDHYDVQSAHTIEGKCTVHSFKNYTKLENVGAEDYYCRFEYKAATGGFTPDRVAVYCKCEMPYNPDDLMVQCEGCKDWYHPACVGMTIEEAKKLDRFMCSECSSDDDVKKPQTVFSESPGADAKVCYTV; from the exons ATGGCCAAAACTAGACCAGGCAAAAAGGACTTGGACTCCTACACCATCAGAGGCACCACCAAAATTGTCAGAG CTGGGGATTGTGTGCTGATGCGGCCATCGGACACGGGTAAGCCTCCCTACGTGGCGCGCATAGAGAAGATCGAGATGGATGGTCGGAACAACGTGAAGGTGAGGGTGAGGTGGTACTACCGGCCCGAGGAGTCGATCGGTGGGCGGAGACAGTTCCACGGGGCCAAGGAGCTGTTCTTGTCCGACCACTACGACGTGCAGAGCGCTCACACGATTGAAGGGAAGTGCACGGTTCACTCTTTCAAGAACTATACCAAGCTTGAGAATGTTGGGGCCGAGGATTACTATTGCAGATTTGAGTACAAGGCTGCTACCGGGGGGTTCACCCCTGACCGAGTGGCtgt GTACTGCAAATGTGAGATGCCTTACAACCCGGACGACCTCATGGTGCAGTGTGAGGGGTGCAAGGACTG GTATCATCCTGCTTGTGTGGGCATGACTATCGAAGAGGCTAAAAAACTGGATCGTTTTATGTGTTCTGAATGTTCATCCGATGATGACGTTAAAAAACCCCAGACTGTATTTTCAGAGTCACCAGGAGCTGATGCCAAG GTGTGTTATACCGTCTGA